In a single window of the Acyrthosiphon pisum isolate AL4f chromosome X, pea_aphid_22Mar2018_4r6ur, whole genome shotgun sequence genome:
- the LOC107882973 gene encoding WD and tetratricopeptide repeats protein 1-like, protein MEAHFQLTNCLFELDMLKESNMYLDQLSSYKTSAAYKCRYSDLLNAQSYNRDRFNEKKLVETLDSTSNVLDVLHIEEAQRITFEKYFRNQAKDYQRRYYGHVNFFSDNKQANFFGSWVRSRFIFLWEKNTEKNLLTLKGDDCMVNCIQPHPLEFSWATSGPGNKVKIWSPLPDKENDPYLTGEFSRRAMFCQRYLINY, encoded by the exons ATGGAAGCACATTTTCAGTTGACAAACTGCCTGTTCGAACTGGATATGTTAAAAGAATCTAATATGTATTTAGATCAGTTATCATCATATAAAACTAGTGCCGCATACAAATGTCGTTATAGTGATTTATTAAATGCACAATCTTATAATAGAGATAGATTTAATG aaaaaaaattggttgaAACATTGGATTCTACATCAAATGTTCTAGATGTGTTACATATTGAAGAAGCCCAGAGGATAACTTTTGAGAAATACTTTCGTAATCAGGCAAAAGATTACCAACGGAGATATTATGggcatgttaatttttttagtgacAACAAACAAGCCAATTTTTTTGGAAG CTGGGTCAGATcaaggtttatttttttatgggaAAAAAATACAGAGAAGAATTTGCTCACACTGAAAGGGGATGATTGCATGGTAAATTGTATACAACCACACCCTTTAGAGTTTTCCTGGGCAACTAGTGGTCCTggtaataaagttaaaatatggaGTCCATTGCCAGAT AAAGAGAATGATCCATATTTAACGGGTGAATTTAGCAGAAGAGCTATGTTTTGCCAAAGATATTTGATCAACTATTAA